The Microcebus murinus isolate Inina chromosome 4, M.murinus_Inina_mat1.0, whole genome shotgun sequence genome has a segment encoding these proteins:
- the H2AX gene encoding histone H2AX yields the protein MSGRGKTGGKARAKAKSRSSRAGLQFPVGRVHRLLRKGHYAERVGAGAPVYLAAVLEYLTAEILELAGNAARDNKKTRIIPRHLQLAIRNDEELNKLLGGVTIAQGGVLPNIQAVLLPKKTSATVGPKAPAGGKKATQASQEY from the coding sequence ATGTCTGGCCGCGGCAAAACCGGCGGCAAGGCCCGCGCTAAGGCCAAGTCGCGCTCGTCGCGCGCGGGTCTGCAGTTTCCCGTGGGACGCGTGCACCGGCTGCTGCGGAAGGGCCACTACGCCGAGCGGGTCGGTGCCGGCGCGCCTGTGTACTTGGCGGCGGTGCTCGAGTACCTCACCGCCGAGATCCTCGAGCTGGCGGGGAACGCGGCCCGCGACAACAAGAAGACGCGGATCATCCCCCGCCACCTCCAGCTGGCCATCCGCAACGACGAGGAGCTCAACAAGCTGCTGGGCGGCGTGACGATCGCCCAGGGAGGCGTCCTGCCCAACATCCAGGCCGTGCTGCTGCCCAAGAAGACCAGCGCCACCGTGGGGCCGAAGGCACCCGCGGGCGGCAAGAAGGCCACCCAGGCCTCTCAGGAGTATTGA
- the LOC105876023 gene encoding splicing factor U2AF 35 kDa subunit produces MPTPGNTPRSDGVAPGGCARSRLGKPTAWAESSLTRYAPPLRAAFRSRAASAAPDWVALPRQGRGERPRVRVSSAGFGRGAGSGWWEMAEYLASIFGTEKDKVNCSFYFKIGACRHGDRCSRLHNKPTFSQTIALLNIYRNPQNSSQSADGLRCAVSDVEMQEHYDEFFEEVFTEMEEKYGEVEEMNVCDNLGDHLVGNVYVKFRREEDAEKAVIDLNNRWFNGQPIHAELSPVTDFREACCRQYEMGECTRGGFCNFMHLKPISRELRRELYGRRRKKHRSGSRSRERRSRSRDRGRGGGGGGRERDRRRSRDRERSGRF; encoded by the coding sequence ATGCCTACACCCGGTAATACTCCCCGGTCGGACGGAGTAGCACCAGGAGGCTGCGCCCGCAGCCGCCTAGGCAAGCCGACAGCTTGGGCGGAGTCCTCCCTCACGCGTTACGCCCCGCCCCTACGTGCTGCGTTTCGCTCCCGCGCAGCGAGCGCCGCGCCGGATTGGGTAGCGCTGCCACGTCAGGGGCGGGGAGAGCGTCCTCGCGTCCGGGTGTCTTCCGCGGGCTTCGGCAGGGGCGCCGGCAGTGGTTGGTGGGAAATGGCGGAGTACTTGGCCTCCATCTTCGGCACCGAGAAAGACAAAGTCaactgttcattttatttcaaaattggagCGTGTCGTCATGGAGACCGGTGCTCTCGGCTGCACAATAAACCGACCTTTAGCCAGACCATTGCCCTCTTGAACATTTACCGTAACCCTCAAAACTCTTCCCAGTCTGCTGACGGGCTGCGCTGTGCTGTGAGCGATGTTGAGATGCAGGAACACTATGATGAGTTTTTTGAGGAGGTTTTTACAGAAATGGAGGAGAAGTATGGGGAAGTTGAGGAGATGAACGTCTGTGATAACCTGGGAGACCACCTGGTGGGGAACGTGTACGTCAAGTTTCGCCGTGAGGAAGACGCAGAAAAGGCTGTGATTGACTTGAATAACCGTTGGTTCAACGGACAGCCGATCCACGCCGAGCTCTCGCCCGTGACTGACTTCAGGGAGGCCTGCTGCCGCCAGTATGAGATGGGGGAGTGTACGCGGGGCGGCTTCTGTAACTTCATGCACTTGAAGCCCATTTCGAGAGAACTGCGGCGCGAGCTGTATGGGCGCCGGCGCAAGAAGCATAGATCGGGGTCCCGGTCCCGGGAGCGTCGGTCCCGGTCTAGAGACCGTGGTCgtggcgggggcggcgggggacGGGAGCGCGACAGGAGGCGATCTCGAGACCGTGAAAGATCTGGACGATTCTGA
- the DPAGT1 gene encoding UDP-N-acetylglucosamine--dolichyl-phosphate N-acetylglucosaminephosphotransferase isoform X1 — protein MWAFPELPLPLLVNLIGSMLGFVATLTLIPAFRGHFIAARLCGQDLNKSSRQQIPESQGVISGAVFLIILFCFIPFPFLNCFVKEQCKAFPHHEFVALIGALLAICCMIFLGFADDVLNLRWRHKLLLPTAASLPLLMVYFTNFGNTTVVVPKPFRPILGLHLDLGILYYVYMGLLAVFCTNAINILAGINGLEAGQSLVISASIIVFNLVELEGDYRDDHVFSLYFMIPFFFTTLALLYHNWYPSRVFVGDTFCYFAGMTFAVVGILGHFSKTMLLFFMPQVFNFLYSLPQLLHIIPCPRHRVPRLNIKTGKLEMSYSKFKTKSLSFLGTFILKVAGSLRLVTVRQSKNEDGEFTECNNMTLINLLLKVFGPIHERNLTLLLLLLQVRLGIGFTPPCLLFFMVLTPVHFSLQILGSAVTFSIRYQLVRLFYDV, from the exons ATGTGGGCCTTCCCGGAGTTGCCGCTACCGCTGCTGGTGAACTTGATCGGCTCGATGCTGGGATTTGTGGCCACACTCACCCTCATCCCGGCCTTCCGTGGCCACTTCATCGCCGCGCGCCTCTGTGGTCAGGACCTCAACAAATCCAGCCGGCAGCAGAT CCCAGAGTCCCAGGGAGTGATCAGCGGTGCTGTTTTCCTTATCATCCTCTTCTGCTTCATCCCTTTCCCCTTCCTGAACTGCTTTGTGAAGGAGCAGTGTAAAGCATTCCCTCACCATGAA TTTGTGGCCCTGATAGGTGCCCTCCTTGCCATCTGCTGCATGATTTTCCTGGGCTTTGCGGATGATGTACTGAATCTGCGCTGGCGCCATAAGCTGCTGCTGCCCACAGCTGCCTCACTACCTCTCCTCATGGTCTATTTCACCAACTTTGGCAATACAACCGTTGTGGTACCTAAGCCATTCCGCCCGATTCTTGGCCTGCATCTGGACTTGG GAATCCTGTACTATGTCTACATGGGGCTGCTGGCAGTGTTCTGTACCAATGCCATCAATATCCTAGCAGGAATTAATGGCCTAGAGGCTGGCCAGTCACTAGTCATTTCTGCTTCCATCATTGTCTTCAACCTGGTGGAACTGGAAG GTGATTATCGAGATGATCATGTTTTTTCCCTCTACTTCATGATACCCTTTTTTTTCACCACTTTGGCATTGCTCTACCATAACTG GTACCCATCACGGGTGTTTGTGGGAGATACCTTCTGTTACTTTGCTGGCATGACCTTTGCCGTGGTGGGCATCTTGGGACACTTCAGCAAGACCATGCTACTCTTCTTCATGCCCCAGGTGTTCAACTTCCTCTActcactgcctcagctcctgcATATCATCCCCTGCCCTCGCCACCGTGTGCCCAG ACTCAATATCAAGACAGGCAAACTGGAGATGAGCTATTCCAAGTTCAAGACCAAGAGCCTCTCTTTTTTGGGCACCTTTATTCTAAAG GTAGCAGGGAGCCTCCGGCTAGTGACAGTGCGCCAGAGTAAGAATGAGGACGGTGAATTTACCGAGTGTAACAACATGACCCTCATCAACTTGCTACTTAAAGTCTTTGGGCCCATACATGAGAGAAACCTCACattgctcctgctgctgctgcaggtgaGGTTGGGGATAGGGTTTACACCTCCTTGTCTCCTTTTCTTCATGGTTCTTACTCCAGTTCATTTCTCCTTGCAGATCCTGGGCAGTGCCGTCACCTTCTCCATTCGATACCAGCTTGTCCGACTCTTCTATGATGTCTGA
- the DPAGT1 gene encoding UDP-N-acetylglucosamine--dolichyl-phosphate N-acetylglucosaminephosphotransferase isoform X3, with product MIFLGFADDVLNLRWRHKLLLPTAASLPLLMVYFTNFGNTTVVVPKPFRPILGLHLDLGILYYVYMGLLAVFCTNAINILAGINGLEAGQSLVISASIIVFNLVELEGDYRDDHVFSLYFMIPFFFTTLALLYHNWYPSRVFVGDTFCYFAGMTFAVVGILGHFSKTMLLFFMPQVFNFLYSLPQLLHIIPCPRHRVPRLNIKTGKLEMSYSKFKTKSLSFLGTFILKVAGSLRLVTVRQSKNEDGEFTECNNMTLINLLLKVFGPIHERNLTLLLLLLQVRLGIGFTPPCLLFFMVLTPVHFSLQILGSAVTFSIRYQLVRLFYDV from the exons ATGATTTTCCTGGGCTTTGCGGATGATGTACTGAATCTGCGCTGGCGCCATAAGCTGCTGCTGCCCACAGCTGCCTCACTACCTCTCCTCATGGTCTATTTCACCAACTTTGGCAATACAACCGTTGTGGTACCTAAGCCATTCCGCCCGATTCTTGGCCTGCATCTGGACTTGG GAATCCTGTACTATGTCTACATGGGGCTGCTGGCAGTGTTCTGTACCAATGCCATCAATATCCTAGCAGGAATTAATGGCCTAGAGGCTGGCCAGTCACTAGTCATTTCTGCTTCCATCATTGTCTTCAACCTGGTGGAACTGGAAG GTGATTATCGAGATGATCATGTTTTTTCCCTCTACTTCATGATACCCTTTTTTTTCACCACTTTGGCATTGCTCTACCATAACTG GTACCCATCACGGGTGTTTGTGGGAGATACCTTCTGTTACTTTGCTGGCATGACCTTTGCCGTGGTGGGCATCTTGGGACACTTCAGCAAGACCATGCTACTCTTCTTCATGCCCCAGGTGTTCAACTTCCTCTActcactgcctcagctcctgcATATCATCCCCTGCCCTCGCCACCGTGTGCCCAG ACTCAATATCAAGACAGGCAAACTGGAGATGAGCTATTCCAAGTTCAAGACCAAGAGCCTCTCTTTTTTGGGCACCTTTATTCTAAAG GTAGCAGGGAGCCTCCGGCTAGTGACAGTGCGCCAGAGTAAGAATGAGGACGGTGAATTTACCGAGTGTAACAACATGACCCTCATCAACTTGCTACTTAAAGTCTTTGGGCCCATACATGAGAGAAACCTCACattgctcctgctgctgctgcaggtgaGGTTGGGGATAGGGTTTACACCTCCTTGTCTCCTTTTCTTCATGGTTCTTACTCCAGTTCATTTCTCCTTGCAGATCCTGGGCAGTGCCGTCACCTTCTCCATTCGATACCAGCTTGTCCGACTCTTCTATGATGTCTGA
- the DPAGT1 gene encoding UDP-N-acetylglucosamine--dolichyl-phosphate N-acetylglucosaminephosphotransferase isoform X2, with translation MWAFPELPLPLLVNLIGSMLGFVATLTLIPAFRGHFIAARLCGQDLNKSSRQQIPESQGVISGAVFLIILFCFIPFPFLNCFVKEQCKAFPHHEFVALIGALLAICCMIFLGFADDVLNLRWRHKLLLPTAASLPLLMVYFTNFGNTTVVVPKPFRPILGLHLDLGILYYVYMGLLAVFCTNAINILAGINGLEAGQSLVISASIIVFNLVELEGDYRDDHVFSLYFMIPFFFTTLALLYHNWYPSRVFVGDTFCYFAGMTFAVVGILGHFSKTMLLFFMPQVFNFLYSLPQLLHIIPCPRHRVPRLNIKTGKLEMSYSKFKTKSLSFLGTFILKVAGSLRLVTVRQSKNEDGEFTECNNMTLINLLLKVFGPIHERNLTLLLLLLQILGSAVTFSIRYQLVRLFYDV, from the exons ATGTGGGCCTTCCCGGAGTTGCCGCTACCGCTGCTGGTGAACTTGATCGGCTCGATGCTGGGATTTGTGGCCACACTCACCCTCATCCCGGCCTTCCGTGGCCACTTCATCGCCGCGCGCCTCTGTGGTCAGGACCTCAACAAATCCAGCCGGCAGCAGAT CCCAGAGTCCCAGGGAGTGATCAGCGGTGCTGTTTTCCTTATCATCCTCTTCTGCTTCATCCCTTTCCCCTTCCTGAACTGCTTTGTGAAGGAGCAGTGTAAAGCATTCCCTCACCATGAA TTTGTGGCCCTGATAGGTGCCCTCCTTGCCATCTGCTGCATGATTTTCCTGGGCTTTGCGGATGATGTACTGAATCTGCGCTGGCGCCATAAGCTGCTGCTGCCCACAGCTGCCTCACTACCTCTCCTCATGGTCTATTTCACCAACTTTGGCAATACAACCGTTGTGGTACCTAAGCCATTCCGCCCGATTCTTGGCCTGCATCTGGACTTGG GAATCCTGTACTATGTCTACATGGGGCTGCTGGCAGTGTTCTGTACCAATGCCATCAATATCCTAGCAGGAATTAATGGCCTAGAGGCTGGCCAGTCACTAGTCATTTCTGCTTCCATCATTGTCTTCAACCTGGTGGAACTGGAAG GTGATTATCGAGATGATCATGTTTTTTCCCTCTACTTCATGATACCCTTTTTTTTCACCACTTTGGCATTGCTCTACCATAACTG GTACCCATCACGGGTGTTTGTGGGAGATACCTTCTGTTACTTTGCTGGCATGACCTTTGCCGTGGTGGGCATCTTGGGACACTTCAGCAAGACCATGCTACTCTTCTTCATGCCCCAGGTGTTCAACTTCCTCTActcactgcctcagctcctgcATATCATCCCCTGCCCTCGCCACCGTGTGCCCAG ACTCAATATCAAGACAGGCAAACTGGAGATGAGCTATTCCAAGTTCAAGACCAAGAGCCTCTCTTTTTTGGGCACCTTTATTCTAAAG GTAGCAGGGAGCCTCCGGCTAGTGACAGTGCGCCAGAGTAAGAATGAGGACGGTGAATTTACCGAGTGTAACAACATGACCCTCATCAACTTGCTACTTAAAGTCTTTGGGCCCATACATGAGAGAAACCTCACattgctcctgctgctgctgcag ATCCTGGGCAGTGCCGTCACCTTCTCCATTCGATACCAGCTTGTCCGACTCTTCTATGATGTCTGA